A portion of the Cellulophaga algicola DSM 14237 genome contains these proteins:
- the udk gene encoding uridine kinase, whose amino-acid sequence MLIIGIAGGTGCGKTTVVNQIINELPIGEVGVISQDSYYNDLSHLTLQDRRKTNFDHPNSIDFELLTQHLKDLRDGKSIQQPVYSFLECNRTDETVPTHPRKVMIVEGILILTNPEIRKMFDIKIFVHADSDERLIRRLKRDVNERGWDLDETISKYQSIIKPMHEEFIEPSKEYSDIIIPNNKYNTVAVEIVKSIINEKLV is encoded by the coding sequence ATGCTCATAATTGGAATTGCGGGAGGAACTGGCTGTGGAAAGACTACGGTTGTAAATCAGATAATTAACGAACTTCCAATAGGCGAAGTTGGCGTTATCTCTCAAGATTCGTACTATAACGACTTATCACATTTAACACTTCAGGACCGTCGTAAAACAAATTTTGACCATCCTAATTCCATAGATTTTGAATTATTAACACAACATTTAAAAGATTTACGTGATGGTAAATCGATACAGCAACCCGTATATTCATTTTTAGAATGCAATAGAACAGATGAAACGGTGCCTACACATCCTAGAAAAGTTATGATTGTAGAAGGTATTTTAATTCTTACCAATCCTGAAATTAGAAAAATGTTCGATATTAAAATATTCGTACATGCAGATTCTGATGAACGCCTCATTAGACGCTTAAAAAGAGATGTAAATGAACGTGGTTGGGATCTTGATGAAACTATCAGCAAGTATCAGTCTATAATTAAACCTATGCACGAAGAGTTTATTGAACCCTCTAAAGAATACTCAGATATTATTATTCCCAACAATAAATATAATACTGTTGCCGTAGAAATAGTAAAGAGTATTATAAACGAAAAATTGGTGTAA
- a CDS encoding multidrug effflux MFS transporter, which yields MKKVSAKPNFEFIALMASLMSIVALSIDALLPALSDIGVAINNVNSTDHQLLITMIFLGLGVGQLFFGPLSDSFGRKPIVYIGFFIFIIASFICVFATSLEVMIIGRILQGIGLSAARTISIAIIRDTYEGNHMAKVMSFVTAFFILVPVIAPAFGKIILETMGWEAIFYMQVFFALVIGIWFWRRQKETLHPEYKVKFTSRVFISGVKELVKHKETLACTTISGLITGAFLVYLSSAQHVFEDQYNLKETFPYLFAALAVFIGTSTFLNGTLVLRFGMRKLAFIALISFTTLSLAYVVLFWGSANPSVIIVMIFLSLIFFCLGFIWGNMRSIAMEPIGHIAGIGAAITGFISTVVSIPIATFIGSYVTITVLPLFIGLSGCGILALLIFLSFRQGPSEVVI from the coding sequence ATGAAAAAAGTGAGTGCCAAACCTAATTTTGAATTTATTGCTTTAATGGCATCTTTAATGTCTATTGTAGCCTTGTCTATAGATGCATTATTACCGGCATTGTCTGATATTGGTGTAGCTATTAATAATGTGAATTCTACAGATCATCAGCTTTTAATTACCATGATTTTCTTAGGTCTAGGTGTAGGGCAGTTATTTTTTGGACCATTATCAGATAGTTTTGGTCGTAAACCCATTGTGTATATTGGCTTTTTCATCTTCATCATAGCAAGTTTTATTTGTGTGTTTGCTACCTCATTAGAAGTAATGATTATCGGTAGAATTTTGCAGGGTATTGGTTTATCTGCAGCTCGGACTATTTCAATTGCTATTATTAGAGATACTTATGAGGGTAATCATATGGCTAAAGTAATGTCTTTTGTTACAGCATTCTTTATTTTGGTTCCTGTTATTGCGCCGGCATTTGGAAAAATTATCCTAGAAACCATGGGCTGGGAAGCAATTTTTTATATGCAAGTATTTTTTGCATTAGTTATAGGGATATGGTTTTGGAGAAGGCAAAAAGAAACCTTACATCCAGAATATAAAGTAAAATTTACTAGTCGCGTTTTTATAAGTGGCGTAAAAGAATTGGTAAAACATAAAGAAACATTAGCGTGTACCACAATTTCTGGTTTAATAACGGGAGCCTTTTTAGTGTATTTAAGTTCCGCACAACATGTTTTTGAAGATCAATATAATTTAAAAGAAACCTTTCCTTATTTATTTGCGGCATTAGCCGTTTTTATAGGAACCTCTACTTTTTTGAACGGAACCTTAGTATTGCGGTTCGGAATGCGAAAATTGGCTTTTATAGCCCTCATTAGTTTTACTACGTTGTCTTTAGCTTATGTGGTGTTATTTTGGGGAAGTGCGAATCCAAGCGTTATTATCGTGATGATTTTTTTATCCTTGATCTTCTTTTGTTTAGGATTTATATGGGGAAATATGCGTTCTATTGCTATGGAACCAATAGGGCATATAGCGGGAATAGGCGCAGCTATCACAGGATTTATTTCTACGGTAGTTTCAATCCCTATAGCAACATTTATAGGGAGTTACGTAACCATTACCGTGTTGCCATTGTTTATAGGCTTGAGTGGATGTGGAATACTAGCCTTACTAATTTTCTTATCCTTTAGACAAGGACCATCAGAAGTGGTAATTTAA
- a CDS encoding M949_RS01915 family surface polysaccharide biosynthesis protein encodes MKSIITLFFITITSITIAQSETHLEKISTLEPDLWLGIWDSANSSTKIKIDTLSYDDIPKTLDFRGTVVEALHWEDALGNNILIQTVTGHFNWKDYEDNGTDYMVQDKAELYAYLFTKKKGESTYQRKWKIYDYTACFGVDWHIGFLAKATTITDIDEDGISEISIPYLVVCRGGMDPSSLKIIMYEDNEKYALRGETMIMCGSEDSYGGDFTMSDTVQNNTSFKNFLVQRWDSTKCEDGMQF; translated from the coding sequence ATGAAAAGTATCATAACTCTATTCTTTATTACAATTACCAGTATCACAATCGCACAATCAGAAACACATTTAGAAAAAATTAGCACCTTAGAACCCGACTTGTGGTTGGGCATTTGGGATAGTGCTAATTCTAGTACTAAAATTAAAATAGATACGCTAAGTTATGATGATATTCCTAAGACGCTAGATTTTAGAGGTACCGTTGTAGAAGCGTTACACTGGGAAGATGCATTAGGAAATAACATTTTGATACAAACCGTAACAGGCCATTTTAACTGGAAAGATTATGAGGATAATGGAACAGACTATATGGTACAAGATAAAGCAGAGCTCTACGCCTATTTATTCACCAAAAAAAAGGGAGAATCTACTTATCAAAGAAAATGGAAAATCTACGATTATACAGCATGTTTTGGAGTAGATTGGCATATTGGATTTTTAGCGAAAGCAACCACCATTACGGATATAGATGAGGATGGCATTTCAGAAATCAGCATACCTTACCTAGTTGTTTGTCGTGGAGGAATGGATCCTAGTTCCTTAAAAATAATTATGTATGAGGACAATGAAAAATATGCATTAAGGGGCGAAACCATGATCATGTGTGGATCAGAAGACTCATATGGTGGTGATTTTACGATGAGTGATACTGTACAAAACAATACAAGCTTCAAAAATTTCTTAGTTCAACGGTGGGATAGTACCAAATGTGAAGACGGCATGCAGTTTTAA
- a CDS encoding DUF4272 domain-containing protein, with protein sequence MENCTLYSHKLEFEKIVELLKKHLPKAHIDLNDQEENKSITAILKGGFFSKSKSLKINYHQRKNPSYTLDKVTCSLTQNLDGMVNYIQAFPADNEAIKNKFLHKVKSANCEISFMAEPDITNEFEVVLREMAQELDAFIFAQPNTLFTKSSGQYFADKNLDLIIDSTGACEIQELEVNVDAKYHDQPAESYTKEQIERKEKSASFLENKGIKVNNNLPCSPTSTETILRTKKELIDRAYALLVIAAKGEGVEQEHLIKTVEAKQIDSFSPYETFIYTTATLSDQERAYATWRYESLYVVLWALGVTEELKYPDEICDVSAIVSFIFQPSRAEFEKLVQPKHILQILDELDKTYRMNWACVAARIKDTEVSGGINPSVVYERHYALNWLTNHQNQDWDAVQTST encoded by the coding sequence ATGGAAAATTGCACCCTTTATAGCCACAAATTAGAATTTGAGAAAATTGTAGAATTGCTCAAAAAACACCTGCCAAAAGCTCATATTGATTTAAATGATCAGGAAGAAAATAAATCTATAACAGCCATACTCAAAGGGGGTTTCTTCAGCAAGTCTAAATCTTTAAAAATAAACTACCATCAAAGAAAAAACCCTTCCTACACTTTAGATAAGGTTACGTGTAGTCTTACACAAAACTTAGACGGTATGGTAAATTATATTCAAGCATTTCCGGCAGATAATGAAGCTATAAAAAATAAATTTTTACATAAAGTAAAGTCCGCTAACTGCGAAATTTCTTTTATGGCAGAACCAGATATAACTAATGAATTTGAAGTTGTTTTACGAGAAATGGCACAAGAATTAGATGCCTTTATTTTTGCACAACCCAATACGCTTTTCACAAAATCTAGCGGGCAATATTTTGCTGATAAGAACTTAGATTTAATTATTGATAGCACTGGTGCTTGTGAAATTCAAGAATTAGAAGTTAATGTAGATGCAAAATATCACGATCAACCTGCAGAAAGCTATACCAAGGAACAAATAGAACGCAAAGAAAAATCAGCATCATTCTTAGAAAATAAAGGTATTAAAGTCAATAATAATTTACCCTGCTCCCCCACTTCTACAGAAACTATACTTAGAACTAAAAAAGAGCTAATAGATAGAGCCTATGCCTTACTCGTAATTGCTGCTAAAGGAGAAGGCGTAGAACAAGAACATTTGATAAAAACTGTTGAAGCTAAGCAAATTGATAGTTTTTCGCCCTATGAAACTTTTATATACACCACAGCAACCTTAAGCGATCAAGAAAGAGCTTACGCCACTTGGCGCTATGAAAGCTTGTATGTAGTCTTATGGGCCTTAGGCGTAACCGAAGAATTAAAATATCCTGACGAAATTTGCGATGTAAGCGCTATTGTAAGTTTCATTTTTCAGCCTTCAAGAGCAGAATTTGAAAAATTAGTACAACCAAAACATATTTTGCAGATTCTAGACGAATTAGACAAAACGTACCGAATGAATTGGGCTTGTGTAGCTGCTAGAATAAAGGACACCGAAGTCTCAGGAGGCATAAACCCAAGTGTTGTATATGAAAGACATTATGCATTAAACTGGCTTACGAACCACCAAAACCAAGATTGGGATGCTGTTCAAACCAGTACATAA